The following proteins are encoded in a genomic region of Tenacibaculum sp. 190524A05c:
- a CDS encoding cupin domain-containing protein: MEKTFGTSSEFLFGDKIEWETVGEGVKRQIMGYDDKIMLVKVHFDEGGIGYKHEHYHSQVTYVESGEFEFSIGEETKTVKGGDSVYIPPHVLHGAICKKEGVLIDVFSPIREDFME; encoded by the coding sequence ATGGAAAAAACATTTGGAACAAGTTCAGAGTTTCTTTTTGGAGATAAAATCGAATGGGAAACAGTTGGAGAAGGAGTAAAAAGACAAATCATGGGTTACGATGACAAAATCATGTTAGTAAAAGTTCATTTCGATGAAGGAGGAATTGGCTATAAACATGAACACTATCATTCGCAAGTAACTTATGTGGAGAGTGGAGAATTTGAATTTAGTATTGGCGAAGAAACTAAAACGGTAAAAGGCGGCGATTCTGTTTACATTCCGCCTCATGTGTTACACGGAGCAATTTGTAAAAAAGAAGGCGTTTTAATAGATGTTTTCAGTCCAATTCGAGAAGATTTTATGGAGTAG